The Candidatus Kryptonium sp. genome contains a region encoding:
- a CDS encoding menaquinone biosynthesis protein — protein sequence MQKVKLGVVNFLNTKPLVYAIEKNKLQHNFELIYDIPSQIAVKLLNKEIDAGLVPSIHYAKYSVKYRIVPEICIASRGAVNSIRLYFRKDLKDIKTVAADISSMTSVVLARIILSEKYDITPKFVAMRPNLVEMLSQADAALLIGDNALFEETEYESYIDLGDEWDDLTGLPFVYALWVGRRESLKDEDLTTLINAKKYGLQNIDTISDEASKEYGVSFEFCKSYLTQNLHYDLGEAEIQGMKEFFTYAFYYGVIDFIPEIKFYEFEKGTIKK from the coding sequence GTGCAAAAAGTAAAACTTGGTGTAGTGAATTTTTTGAATACAAAGCCGTTGGTTTATGCAATTGAAAAGAACAAGCTTCAGCATAATTTTGAATTGATTTATGATATTCCATCTCAAATTGCAGTAAAACTTCTAAATAAGGAGATAGACGCTGGACTTGTTCCTTCAATTCATTACGCAAAATATTCTGTCAAGTATAGAATTGTTCCCGAAATCTGCATTGCATCACGAGGCGCTGTGAATAGCATCCGACTTTACTTCCGAAAAGATTTAAAGGATATAAAGACAGTTGCAGCTGATATAAGTTCAATGACCTCAGTAGTCCTTGCGCGAATTATACTTTCCGAAAAGTATGATATAACTCCAAAGTTTGTGGCAATGAGACCAAATTTAGTTGAGATGCTTTCACAGGCAGACGCTGCACTTTTAATTGGAGATAACGCACTTTTTGAAGAAACTGAATATGAGTCATATATTGATCTTGGGGATGAATGGGATGATTTAACTGGACTGCCATTTGTTTATGCTCTTTGGGTTGGAAGAAGAGAAAGCTTAAAAGATGAAGATCTGACGACTTTAATAAACGCCAAAAAATATGGGCTTCAAAACATTGATACCATATCTGATGAAGCAAGCAAAGAATATGGTGTTAGCTTTGAGTTTTGTAAATCTTACTTAACTCAAAATTTACATTACGATCTCGGTGAAGCTGAAATACAGGGGATGAAGGAGTTTTTTACTTATGCGTTTTACTATGGTGTAATTGATTTCATCCCCGAAATAAAGTTCTACGAATTTGAAAAAGGGACAATTAAAAAGTAA
- the mgtE gene encoding magnesium transporter encodes MKTMLILLPDIRELIHAERNEELIDILDDLHPVDIAEIISELPTDEKVKLFKLVRKEKAIEVFDELDESDQITILEQLPVEDKAFFLNEMSPDERADLFEELTVDKSQEYEALMTEEARREVEILTAYPPETAGGLMTTEFASVVESMTVGEAIEFLRMTAPDKETIYSIYVTSEKGILVGVVQLKDLILSDPKKRISDIMDEKVISVEANTDQEEVASIMKKYNLTVIPVVDKYRKLLGIITVDDIIDVIHEEASEDIAKMVGTQLEDIETLLSPLKSAKLRMPWLILTYIGEIIVSFIVKNFEPTLQQVIALASYMPLIAAMGGNVGTQASTICVRGLATGSIRMNDWKRVLVKETLAGSILGLVYGTALALITIFVYGLKYSFILPISAFVGCLASMTFASIMGTIEPFVLIKLKRDPATAVGPLVTTGTDMLSSATYLAVATLLLKLLS; translated from the coding sequence ATGAAGACGATGTTGATTTTGTTGCCCGATATAAGAGAATTAATTCATGCAGAGAGAAACGAGGAGTTAATTGATATCCTTGACGATTTGCATCCTGTTGATATTGCTGAGATCATATCAGAGTTGCCAACAGATGAGAAGGTAAAGCTTTTTAAGCTTGTTAGAAAAGAAAAAGCAATTGAAGTTTTTGACGAGCTTGATGAGAGCGATCAAATAACAATACTTGAGCAACTTCCAGTTGAAGATAAGGCGTTCTTCCTAAACGAGATGTCGCCAGATGAACGAGCTGATTTATTTGAAGAGTTGACGGTGGATAAATCGCAGGAATATGAAGCGTTGATGACAGAAGAGGCAAGGCGTGAGGTTGAAATTTTGACTGCTTATCCGCCTGAGACGGCAGGTGGATTGATGACAACTGAATTCGCCTCCGTTGTTGAAAGCATGACAGTTGGTGAAGCAATTGAATTTTTAAGAATGACCGCTCCAGATAAGGAAACTATATACTCAATTTATGTCACAAGCGAAAAAGGTATTCTCGTGGGAGTTGTCCAATTGAAGGATTTGATCCTTTCGGATCCGAAGAAAAGAATAAGTGATATAATGGACGAGAAAGTGATAAGCGTAGAAGCTAACACAGACCAGGAAGAAGTTGCTTCAATAATGAAAAAATATAATTTGACCGTAATCCCAGTTGTTGATAAATATCGCAAGCTTTTAGGTATAATCACGGTAGATGATATAATTGATGTCATCCATGAAGAGGCATCTGAAGATATAGCCAAGATGGTCGGAACTCAGTTGGAAGATATTGAAACATTGCTTTCACCTTTGAAATCGGCAAAATTAAGAATGCCATGGTTGATTTTGACTTATATTGGCGAGATCATCGTTTCTTTTATAGTGAAAAATTTTGAACCGACGCTTCAGCAAGTTATCGCTCTCGCTTCTTACATGCCACTTATCGCAGCTATGGGTGGAAATGTCGGGACACAGGCATCAACAATTTGTGTTCGTGGTCTTGCTACTGGAAGCATAAGAATGAACGATTGGAAAAGAGTACTTGTAAAAGAAACACTTGCTGGCTCAATATTGGGGCTTGTTTATGGTACTGCTCTTGCATTGATTACAATTTTCGTATATGGATTAAAGTATTCGTTTATTTTGCCTATCTCAGCTTTCGTTGGATGTTTAGCATCAATGACTTTCGCATCAATCATGGGGACAATAGAGCCATTTGTTTTAATAAAGTTGAAGCGAGATCCAGCAACTGCAGTCGGACCTCTTGTCACAACTGGAACAGATATGCTAAGTTCTGCTACTTATCTTGCTGTTGCAACATTGTTGTTAAAATTGTTGAGTTAA